From the genome of Halobaculum halobium, one region includes:
- a CDS encoding BREX protein BrxB domain-containing protein, giving the protein MPSNINDRLEELEDLVLRNRDKVGKRTGVPFIVFTYPPNDELDVEPEIEGFAEKLQFNDQNVDLIDMRDLFFQTLEDQGITEGVFEREQHAPDELSDGLKQALLEPGNSLGPLPTRIIEASEAADTVLIYRMGILYPFASASLLMSLLEGEVESDVPIVFFYPATTEDKSLRFLNGTEGTYYRAKVF; this is encoded by the coding sequence ATGCCTTCTAACATCAACGATCGGCTCGAGGAGCTAGAGGATCTTGTGTTGCGGAATCGAGATAAAGTGGGCAAACGAACCGGCGTACCGTTCATTGTATTCACATACCCACCGAACGACGAACTCGACGTCGAACCCGAAATCGAGGGGTTCGCTGAGAAGTTACAGTTCAACGACCAGAACGTCGATCTCATCGATATGCGTGATCTGTTCTTCCAGACACTCGAGGATCAGGGCATTACTGAGGGGGTGTTTGAGCGCGAACAGCACGCACCGGATGAACTGTCAGATGGGCTCAAGCAGGCACTGCTCGAACCCGGAAACTCTCTGGGCCCGCTGCCGACCCGAATTATCGAAGCGTCTGAAGCTGCCGATACCGTACTCATATACCGGATGGGAATTCTGTACCCGTTCGCGAGCGCCTCACTGCTTATGTCGTTGCTGGAGGGTGAAGTCGAGTCGGATGTCCCGATCGTGTTCTTCTATCCAGCGACAACAGAGGATAAGAGTTTAAGATTCCTCAACGGGACAGAAGGAACGTACTACCGCGCCAAGGTATTCTAA
- a CDS encoding BrxE family protein, which produces MSEFALDDVLETTREELQALGIEEDLFRDVLAVRLLVERLGESENNSWWDSRVFTSLGRDSLAEVTPKTRVKARFDLAMQVGRKVEREATPDDSLSLFYLGPTGEAQLEALLEDIDGESTFSHLEELEAAFTEPGWTASVVDEMSDIETGTQGPIEIGSIDADALQDHDSLRDVALQCFGAYGASTQETLRVPYFSIQA; this is translated from the coding sequence ATGTCGGAATTTGCGCTCGATGATGTCCTCGAGACTACACGGGAGGAACTGCAGGCCTTAGGTATCGAGGAAGATCTGTTCCGCGATGTGCTCGCGGTTCGACTGCTCGTCGAACGTCTTGGTGAGTCGGAGAACAACTCCTGGTGGGACTCCCGTGTGTTCACGTCGCTGGGGCGTGACTCATTAGCCGAAGTGACGCCAAAAACCCGCGTAAAGGCGCGGTTTGATCTTGCAATGCAGGTCGGGCGGAAGGTCGAACGCGAAGCGACCCCTGATGATTCACTGTCGCTGTTCTATCTTGGCCCGACGGGTGAGGCCCAGCTCGAAGCACTACTCGAGGATATTGACGGTGAGTCTACGTTCTCGCATCTGGAAGAACTGGAGGCGGCGTTTACTGAGCCAGGCTGGACGGCATCCGTAGTCGATGAGATGAGTGATATCGAGACTGGAACTCAAGGGCCGATCGAGATTGGTTCCATCGATGCCGATGCGCTGCAAGATCATGACTCTCTCCGCGACGTCGCCCTACAGTGCTTTGGGGCATACGGAGCTTCGACACAGGAGACGCTACGAGTTCCATACTTCAGTATCCAAGCATGA
- the pglX gene encoding BREX-1 system adenine-specific DNA-methyltransferase PglX, which produces MVPLLDSPGLSDEQRSAIRQTVLESREQLETEIQRSLERLGIERSHRTPLEDLPHLSQADRHQRRHVEAAIDHYYRGETTATEAYDTYVTEKVRRILNRLIGVKICEVRDLLVGTLDTQPEYGGRSYLQYTVGEIAGELTAGTADGLEPVLELAFQELEAELGSIFSRSRSRSIDIDPAVIRSVTNELHALEDEIWESDETIGWVYQYFGEEERSELDNRINDSDDDYRVHGADVGTKTQTFTPRHIVEWLVDNSLGRLWAEMHPDTVLSDEDYCFNLAPGSEGLQERPVRDVRDITILDPACGGGHMLVYAFDVLYQMYLEQGSVSESKIPRAILRHNLVGVDVDPGAAQLTALALYIKAKTQAPDTEIDRLNVVAADATLTNGDRRSELLSNVSTELERRVIEEVWDAFSRTRERGSLIRIEDRIEQVMEEEQEELDDLRPSDEAKLTSEGIETDTEFIVGGEAYSWDRLKDHLLSVVDDLAMEALETSDPAAELVADEISTGLRLTEVFLGSYDVVVTNPPYLVSNKMGTELKEFVKANYKASRDLYSAFIERCLEFADDDGYVAMITMETFMYQYVFRGFRPFLLERANFIDALHLSNRDEEYMNIAFIMQPLDGEPRPSRFLRLVDADDKPGATRELMATLRNEAQSEHVYTVDQRSFTAIDRSPFIYWFGAELLQLFEDYDGLGDHDDVAIKTGLQTDDDDRFVRCWWEVPRGLLGDRYRWYAMNGDPVDFYHSTEKVIDWENNGATVKEYDNSYVRNPSFYGRAGLTFRYSSSHFIGRDHPDGHIHSHTAHMVTTETRETDRTLLGYLNSSLSRYILDGLNPGLRFEKGDVEKLPSTTIADYPSRLSELASAAIDSRNTWFELVESKVEFEPQTFLNAIGSLPYRQEVMEADIATISHQIDTVVFDYYDISPEERSRVTQDFPARHGGYPHVTNVGTIPETNDHRNRVPREEYDSEAYEKLLEEIEVRADDPVNEVASALEVSPYTVAIARQKHDLYSEAARENAAARIVSYLLGELFGRWTAIPDLDRVDDGILLFEASQGKGIEARLRDAMELAVEDPYELESRLTRDLGKSPADWLLDTFFRYQHNSDYSRRGQRVPIYWHLESATGAFSCYLYYHAIDADTFPRLRGQYLDARLDQLTQRLDTLQATPSDELEPNERREMETLQDQIDELETFGGRLDAVIDSGFDPDFNDGIHENLKTVDEFGVLETPVDSL; this is translated from the coding sequence ATGGTACCTCTACTCGATTCCCCAGGGCTGAGCGACGAACAGCGGTCGGCGATCCGGCAGACAGTCCTCGAATCACGTGAGCAGCTCGAAACCGAGATCCAACGTTCCCTCGAGCGTCTCGGTATCGAACGTTCTCATCGTACACCTCTTGAGGATCTACCACACCTGTCGCAGGCCGACCGGCATCAGCGACGACACGTGGAGGCAGCGATCGATCACTACTACCGTGGCGAGACAACGGCTACAGAAGCATACGATACCTACGTCACTGAGAAAGTTCGCCGGATACTGAACCGACTTATCGGGGTGAAAATTTGCGAGGTCCGCGATTTACTCGTTGGCACGCTCGATACGCAGCCTGAGTACGGCGGACGGTCGTACCTCCAATACACGGTTGGAGAAATCGCTGGTGAACTCACGGCTGGAACGGCTGACGGACTCGAGCCTGTTCTTGAACTTGCATTTCAGGAACTTGAAGCAGAGTTAGGATCTATCTTCTCTAGGTCAAGGAGCCGCTCGATCGATATTGATCCGGCAGTCATCCGGTCGGTGACTAACGAGCTACATGCACTTGAAGACGAGATTTGGGAATCAGACGAGACGATCGGCTGGGTGTATCAATACTTCGGCGAGGAGGAGCGGTCGGAGCTTGACAACCGGATCAACGATTCTGACGACGATTACCGAGTACATGGTGCCGATGTCGGTACTAAGACCCAGACATTTACTCCCCGCCATATCGTCGAGTGGCTCGTCGATAACTCGTTGGGGCGGCTTTGGGCAGAGATGCACCCAGATACCGTCCTGTCTGATGAGGACTACTGCTTCAACCTCGCGCCTGGTTCCGAGGGACTCCAAGAGCGACCGGTTCGCGATGTGCGCGACATCACTATCCTCGACCCTGCCTGTGGTGGCGGACATATGCTCGTCTACGCGTTCGATGTGTTGTACCAGATGTATCTCGAACAGGGTTCCGTTTCGGAGTCAAAGATTCCGCGAGCGATCCTCCGGCATAATCTCGTGGGTGTCGATGTCGATCCAGGTGCGGCTCAACTAACTGCGCTCGCGCTCTATATCAAGGCGAAGACCCAGGCACCGGACACCGAAATCGACCGACTCAACGTGGTTGCCGCGGACGCGACTCTTACCAACGGCGACCGGCGTTCTGAGTTGCTGTCGAATGTGTCGACGGAGTTGGAGCGTCGCGTTATCGAGGAGGTGTGGGATGCATTCAGCCGAACCCGGGAACGAGGGAGCCTCATCCGCATTGAAGATCGCATAGAGCAGGTTATGGAAGAAGAGCAGGAGGAGCTCGATGATCTTCGCCCCTCGGATGAGGCCAAGCTCACAAGTGAGGGTATTGAGACGGACACGGAGTTCATCGTCGGTGGCGAGGCATACTCGTGGGATCGACTGAAGGACCATCTCCTCTCGGTTGTCGACGACTTAGCGATGGAGGCGCTGGAAACCTCCGATCCCGCTGCCGAGTTGGTCGCCGACGAGATCTCGACTGGCCTTCGGCTGACGGAAGTGTTCCTCGGGAGCTATGATGTCGTCGTAACGAACCCCCCGTACTTGGTCAGCAATAAGATGGGTACGGAGCTCAAGGAGTTCGTCAAAGCGAACTACAAGGCAAGCCGCGATCTCTACTCTGCGTTCATAGAACGCTGTCTAGAGTTCGCTGACGACGATGGCTATGTCGCGATGATTACAATGGAGACGTTCATGTATCAGTACGTCTTCCGGGGATTCCGACCATTCCTTCTCGAGCGAGCAAACTTCATCGACGCGCTGCACCTGAGTAACCGCGACGAGGAGTATATGAATATCGCCTTCATCATGCAGCCGCTCGATGGTGAGCCGCGACCCTCCCGCTTCCTCCGGCTAGTAGATGCCGACGACAAGCCAGGGGCGACACGTGAGCTGATGGCGACGCTTCGCAACGAGGCTCAGTCCGAGCATGTGTACACCGTCGACCAGCGGTCGTTCACCGCGATCGATCGGTCGCCGTTCATCTACTGGTTCGGCGCCGAACTTCTTCAGCTATTCGAGGACTACGATGGCCTTGGTGATCATGACGACGTTGCAATCAAAACTGGACTCCAGACGGACGATGACGACCGCTTCGTCCGGTGCTGGTGGGAAGTTCCACGTGGCCTCCTTGGGGACCGCTACCGTTGGTACGCGATGAATGGCGATCCTGTCGACTTCTACCATTCGACCGAGAAGGTGATCGACTGGGAGAACAACGGTGCTACCGTGAAGGAGTATGACAACAGCTACGTTCGCAACCCCTCGTTCTACGGGCGAGCCGGACTCACGTTCCGGTACAGCTCTTCGCACTTCATCGGGCGTGACCACCCTGATGGGCATATTCATTCTCATACCGCGCATATGGTTACGACGGAGACTCGGGAGACCGATCGGACGTTGCTCGGTTACCTGAATAGTTCCCTATCAAGATACATCCTCGACGGACTGAATCCAGGATTACGCTTCGAGAAAGGTGATGTCGAGAAACTACCGTCGACGACGATCGCCGACTATCCGTCTCGACTCAGCGAACTCGCAAGTGCGGCTATAGACTCACGAAATACGTGGTTCGAACTCGTCGAGTCGAAAGTGGAGTTCGAACCCCAAACCTTCCTTAATGCGATCGGATCACTCCCATACCGACAGGAGGTGATGGAAGCCGATATCGCGACGATCAGCCATCAGATCGATACGGTCGTGTTCGACTACTATGATATCTCCCCCGAGGAACGGAGCCGCGTTACGCAGGATTTCCCAGCACGTCACGGTGGGTACCCACACGTAACGAACGTAGGTACCATCCCCGAGACCAACGACCACCGAAATCGCGTACCGCGGGAAGAGTACGATAGCGAGGCCTACGAGAAGCTTCTTGAAGAGATCGAGGTACGGGCTGATGACCCCGTCAACGAGGTCGCTTCCGCTCTTGAAGTGTCGCCGTACACGGTTGCAATCGCTCGGCAGAAGCACGATCTCTACAGTGAAGCGGCACGCGAGAACGCCGCTGCGCGAATCGTCTCGTATCTCCTCGGCGAGCTATTTGGTCGCTGGACGGCTATCCCCGATCTCGACCGAGTTGATGACGGCATCCTCCTGTTCGAAGCTTCCCAAGGGAAGGGTATCGAGGCGCGGCTCCGTGACGCGATGGAACTCGCGGTCGAAGATCCATACGAACTGGAATCCCGACTGACCCGAGATCTCGGAAAATCGCCTGCTGATTGGCTTCTTGATACGTTCTTCCGGTACCAGCACAACAGCGACTACTCGCGGCGCGGTCAACGTGTCCCGATCTACTGGCACCTTGAAAGTGCAACGGGCGCGTTCAGTTGTTATCTCTACTACCACGCCATCGATGCCGACACGTTCCCGAGGCTACGGGGACAGTATCTCGATGCACGCCTGGACCAGCTTACCCAGCGTCTCGATACGTTACAGGCGACTCCGAGCGACGAATTAGAGCCGAACGAACGGCGTGAGATGGAGACGTTGCAGGATCAGATTGACGAGCTGGAAACGTTCGGCGGGCGGCTCGACGCAGTCATCGATAGCGGCTTCGATCCCGACTTTAATGATGGAATCCACGAGAACCTCAAAACCGTCGATGAGTTTGGAGTGTTGGAGACACCAGTCGATTCATTATGA
- a CDS encoding metallophosphoesterase: protein MGNSGGQTFWATIDRISNQGNGVVEKDDGGHFIVGPVREEAVGRTVEVRMVGPNEAELVDSDLRKDVYAERTESTDSDLSEGDIVSGRILKQSAEGVALLEKEGIRIEVPGAELNEEVKIKIEEISRSNSQWVTATGTPVDQHTAPTGGREGSVIGDVELYDELPTSSSGTVACPVSGCEYTGEPASVAGHVSGKRDSQHDWSQLGYAGANAYKRKISTTGHELQSQTSLLHLSDSHLGASLTKTGEYSSDSRCLTGFCRAIDIAIGREVDAVLNTGDLFHNDRHGIPRTVKDAAQDQLTRLAERDIPFYSIDGDHERDAGREVLKEFERDGLVTQLNETPQLVGQGLALYGRDFTPATGWESTSWSPTSPSTDRFGIAAIHQSIKPISNSDWPECTVDDVVATVGPHVHVIAAGHLHRTGIDWNEGLPFVLGGTTEPQRARQASIKPVVGLFTQDANSLRHQRVQLTL from the coding sequence ATGGGTAACTCAGGTGGTCAGACTTTTTGGGCTACGATTGACCGGATCAGTAATCAAGGGAATGGCGTAGTCGAGAAGGACGACGGCGGCCATTTCATTGTCGGTCCAGTCCGGGAAGAGGCGGTAGGGAGGACGGTCGAAGTTCGGATGGTTGGACCGAATGAGGCCGAACTTGTGGACTCTGATTTGCGGAAGGACGTGTACGCTGAACGAACAGAATCTACGGATTCCGACCTCTCAGAGGGCGATATCGTTTCGGGGCGTATTCTCAAGCAATCCGCCGAGGGGGTTGCTCTACTTGAGAAGGAGGGTATCCGCATCGAAGTTCCCGGAGCAGAGCTTAACGAGGAGGTCAAAATCAAAATCGAGGAAATTTCTAGATCTAATTCACAATGGGTCACAGCTACCGGAACTCCTGTCGATCAGCACACCGCCCCGACCGGCGGCCGGGAAGGTTCAGTCATAGGCGACGTCGAACTGTATGATGAACTGCCGACATCCTCTTCGGGAACGGTCGCTTGTCCTGTTTCCGGCTGTGAATACACCGGTGAACCAGCATCGGTGGCCGGCCATGTGAGTGGCAAGCGGGACTCACAACATGATTGGAGTCAACTTGGATACGCTGGTGCAAATGCGTACAAGCGTAAGATCTCGACTACTGGCCATGAGCTGCAGTCGCAGACATCTCTGCTGCATCTCTCAGACTCTCATTTAGGAGCGTCACTAACCAAGACAGGAGAGTATTCGTCCGACAGCCGGTGTCTAACGGGCTTCTGTCGTGCGATAGACATCGCGATAGGGCGCGAGGTGGACGCTGTACTCAATACGGGAGATCTCTTCCATAATGACCGGCATGGTATCCCTCGCACGGTGAAAGACGCGGCACAGGATCAACTCACACGGTTGGCTGAGCGAGATATTCCCTTCTATTCGATAGACGGGGATCACGAGCGCGATGCCGGTCGAGAAGTTCTCAAAGAGTTCGAACGAGACGGGCTCGTTACGCAGCTTAACGAAACGCCACAGCTAGTCGGTCAGGGGTTGGCCCTCTATGGTCGCGATTTCACTCCAGCTACGGGATGGGAGTCTACAAGCTGGTCACCCACTTCCCCCTCCACTGATCGGTTCGGTATCGCTGCAATTCACCAATCGATCAAGCCGATTAGCAATAGTGATTGGCCCGAGTGTACGGTCGATGATGTCGTCGCAACTGTTGGGCCTCACGTCCATGTAATTGCTGCTGGGCATCTCCACCGCACGGGTATTGATTGGAACGAGGGACTGCCATTCGTACTCGGCGGGACCACGGAGCCGCAGCGAGCCCGCCAAGCTTCGATCAAGCCCGTAGTCGGACTCTTCACTCAAGACGCGAATTCGCTTCGACATCAGCGGGTTCAACTCACGCTTTAG
- a CDS encoding ADP-ribosylglycohydrolase family protein, with protein MTIERNAEGCLLGLACGDALGRPVEFKSVEEIASQHGEVTEMLGHGTHGQPPGTITDDTEMALCIAESLVDRRGFDPADVADRFVDWLDSDPFDIGLMTRDSLSQIRQGTSWDDAGADVWESRPEGSNAGNGSVMRCAPHAIAFRHFDVELTQVSQLSSAITHADPRCQWGCVILNRTLANLIRDERDPLGTALKDTHRAPDELRTALTQVQEVVTVDRDSAAFEAQLATTGYVVNSLQAGLYYGLTAESAETAIVQAVNSGGDTDTVGAIAGAVAGARFGSTDIPNRWTEEIEESDRLKRLAQRLLTIRIQIPGRGCTTMDDGTLIFKERTIEGPAYISAREFQEATIGHRPHPAPHRTIRTEYHDLTPATAAMLDWERRAYAVDSGRCSTYAGPQIDLDEEPGFSQPTLVPVPQYPFVDAFDELPEQDQQRIMRDGQAAADAFVRAYAAFAGIRHPITETETDTVGIERMDPIAGSTRVLVGTFADAGEALLRSNESGGYDSPAEIEATFDISVAEEVIADHPRAVYEVAEIFPQLASGTSAILDYLTQIRPPQQQQTLTDTSPEAQLADLRDKAQTMVGELHVMYESLRRVAVRHPEIEHEQWQDSTAQSGGR; from the coding sequence ATGACAATTGAACGTAACGCAGAGGGATGTCTCCTCGGGTTGGCCTGCGGTGACGCACTAGGTCGACCAGTCGAATTCAAGAGCGTCGAGGAGATCGCATCCCAGCACGGCGAAGTGACGGAGATGCTCGGTCACGGCACGCACGGCCAGCCCCCGGGGACGATCACTGACGACACTGAGATGGCGCTCTGTATCGCGGAGAGTCTCGTCGACCGCCGTGGATTCGATCCGGCCGATGTGGCGGATCGATTCGTCGACTGGCTTGATTCTGATCCATTCGATATCGGACTGATGACGCGCGATTCCCTGTCACAGATCAGGCAGGGAACGTCGTGGGACGACGCTGGCGCGGACGTCTGGGAATCGCGGCCTGAGGGTTCTAACGCCGGCAACGGGAGCGTGATGCGATGTGCGCCGCACGCTATCGCGTTTCGGCACTTCGATGTAGAACTCACCCAGGTCAGTCAGCTTTCGTCGGCGATCACACATGCCGACCCGCGTTGCCAGTGGGGCTGTGTGATTCTCAACCGGACGCTTGCAAACCTGATTCGCGACGAACGCGACCCACTCGGGACCGCGCTCAAGGATACCCATAGAGCTCCCGACGAACTTCGAACGGCACTCACTCAGGTGCAGGAAGTCGTCACTGTCGACCGCGACTCGGCAGCGTTCGAAGCCCAGCTTGCGACTACTGGATACGTCGTCAACTCGCTCCAGGCTGGGCTCTACTATGGTTTGACCGCTGAGTCCGCCGAAACAGCGATCGTTCAGGCGGTGAACAGCGGTGGCGACACGGACACTGTCGGTGCGATCGCCGGCGCTGTCGCTGGCGCTCGATTCGGATCGACCGATATACCGAATCGATGGACGGAAGAGATCGAGGAATCTGACCGCCTCAAGCGATTAGCGCAGCGATTGCTGACGATTCGGATACAGATTCCTGGTAGAGGATGCACGACTATGGATGACGGTACCCTCATCTTCAAGGAACGGACTATCGAGGGACCTGCGTACATTTCCGCTCGCGAATTTCAGGAGGCGACCATCGGACACCGTCCTCATCCCGCGCCACATCGCACTATCAGAACCGAGTACCACGATCTGACGCCGGCGACAGCTGCGATGCTCGACTGGGAACGGCGAGCGTACGCGGTCGACAGTGGTCGATGTTCCACCTACGCTGGCCCACAAATTGATCTCGATGAGGAACCGGGCTTCTCGCAGCCGACGCTCGTCCCTGTGCCACAGTATCCGTTCGTCGACGCCTTCGATGAACTTCCCGAACAAGACCAGCAACGAATCATGCGTGACGGGCAGGCAGCAGCGGATGCATTCGTTCGGGCGTACGCGGCGTTCGCAGGGATTCGGCACCCGATAACCGAAACCGAGACCGACACAGTCGGCATCGAACGCATGGATCCGATTGCCGGGTCGACGCGAGTGCTAGTCGGCACGTTCGCCGACGCCGGCGAAGCACTGTTGCGAAGCAACGAGAGCGGTGGCTACGACTCGCCAGCGGAGATCGAAGCAACCTTCGATATCTCGGTCGCTGAGGAGGTCATTGCTGACCACCCACGTGCCGTCTACGAAGTTGCCGAGATCTTCCCGCAATTAGCAAGCGGTACGAGCGCTATTCTGGATTACCTCACGCAGATTCGTCCCCCGCAGCAGCAACAGACGTTGACGGACACCAGTCCAGAGGCTCAACTTGCGGACCTCCGCGATAAGGCCCAAACGATGGTCGGAGAACTCCACGTCATGTACGAATCGCTTCGACGAGTAGCTGTCCGGCATCCAGAGATCGAGCACGAGCAATGGCAAGATAGCACCGCTCAGTCGGGGGGTCGATGA
- a CDS encoding BrxA family protein, whose protein sequence is MTPQDNEPAGGDVESGRSDAPDDQNEQQEESDEESTLELDPKIAHHGAYLDETKLLLREYRRLESFDALKERVVEENILNKSTDYYRKNILREVARRYIPDKETYTTTPLMRVLDADLRDDVENWCLYYEFAQDPFIRLVTLEYLYPEFEQGTLSVRSEEVVEFLENIQDEYDGLRDRTDTTIEEAASKYLAAMKNFGLLEGRQRKEFAITYIPDEAIAYVVYRLFDAGVDTAAGIIEHEDWQLLLLDEEDVRRRLQDISSSYVRYEKLGSTERLERLYDDTEALINAF, encoded by the coding sequence ATGACACCACAAGATAACGAACCAGCTGGCGGTGATGTCGAATCGGGGCGTTCGGATGCCCCTGACGACCAGAATGAGCAACAGGAGGAATCGGATGAAGAGTCAACACTCGAATTGGATCCGAAAATCGCCCACCACGGCGCATACCTCGATGAGACGAAACTTCTGCTCCGTGAGTACCGACGGCTCGAGTCGTTTGATGCCCTGAAGGAACGCGTCGTCGAAGAGAACATTCTCAACAAGTCGACCGACTACTATCGTAAAAACATCCTCAGAGAGGTTGCACGGCGGTATATTCCCGACAAGGAGACATACACGACGACGCCGTTGATGCGTGTGCTCGATGCGGATTTGCGGGATGATGTTGAGAACTGGTGTCTTTACTACGAGTTCGCACAGGATCCGTTCATCCGGCTGGTGACTCTCGAATACCTATATCCGGAGTTCGAACAAGGAACCCTTTCGGTTCGCTCGGAGGAAGTCGTAGAGTTCCTCGAAAATATTCAGGACGAGTACGACGGCCTGCGCGATCGGACGGATACGACCATTGAGGAAGCGGCAAGCAAGTATCTCGCTGCGATGAAAAATTTCGGACTGCTCGAAGGACGCCAGCGCAAGGAATTCGCGATCACATACATTCCAGACGAGGCGATCGCGTACGTGGTGTATCGCCTGTTCGATGCTGGCGTGGATACGGCCGCTGGTATCATCGAGCATGAAGATTGGCAGCTGCTTCTCCTCGACGAAGAAGACGTTCGCCGCCGACTGCAGGATATTAGTTCCTCATACGTTCGATACGAGAAGCTAGGTAGCACCGAACGGCTCGAACGATTATACGACGATACGGAGGCACTCATCAATGCCTTCTAA
- a CDS encoding CRISPR-associated ring nuclease, with protein MSTNLEAVINPLIAACEEGFLPDELYVLENPGVGDQFDDITSMMERVVVEYGGEDPDLSVTNLETETDFQGIVDHFREPIAQIQDEGGTAAVDVTPGRKFMSAIAFQAGIQFEADHVFYLYVSNNRFYGRLYPDVPRPVVELVDFQEVF; from the coding sequence ATGAGCACGAACCTGGAGGCGGTCATCAATCCTCTCATCGCGGCCTGTGAAGAGGGATTCCTCCCCGACGAACTGTACGTGCTGGAGAATCCTGGGGTCGGTGACCAGTTCGACGACATCACGTCCATGATGGAGCGTGTTGTCGTCGAATACGGCGGTGAGGACCCGGACCTCTCCGTGACGAACCTTGAGACGGAGACTGATTTTCAGGGTATCGTCGATCACTTCCGTGAACCGATCGCCCAGATACAGGATGAGGGGGGTACGGCGGCGGTCGACGTCACCCCTGGTCGAAAGTTCATGTCGGCGATCGCGTTTCAGGCGGGGATTCAGTTCGAGGCCGACCACGTCTTCTATCTCTACGTCTCGAACAACCGCTTCTACGGCCGATTGTACCCCGATGTCCCCAGACCAGTTGTCGAACTCGTCGACTTCCAGGAGGTCTTCTAA